A section of the Candidatus Uhrbacteria bacterium CG10_big_fil_rev_8_21_14_0_10_50_16 genome encodes:
- a CDS encoding ATPase, whose product MKPSWYRLRTEEVHQRLETSISGLRMDDVRARQRQYGPNHLPQKRRMSIVRVIGRQFTSPLMMLLILATGASVVIGNEEDAIVIAIAALLNGVVGFVQEWKAERSAEALSSYEIPHARVRRGGAVSDILATELVPGDIVLLQAGSRIPADVRLIEAVDTQIDESLLTGESFPVSKHTNILTVSAVVGDRANMAFLGTLMVRGRAEGVVVAIGSETHLGAIAQLVSETQDESTPLQVQLKRFSWILGVIVVCVAMVLFVAGWLHGVPTIEILSIAIALAVASIPEGLLISLTVVLAVGMQHMLKRFVLVRRLVAAETLGSVSVVCTDKTGTLTEGKMAVVQIRTRDGLTTAFKETTEAVRSALLIGALNNDADVTEEAEVRLGHPTERALVDVALAAGIAVKEARETYRRIAEIPFTEERKYMVTQHRTDAGTFVFVKGAPERVFAMCRMTEADRLYWTRQADEMTKQGLRVLAVAEKPQEETPTDVLSNFACKGLIGISDPLRVSTRESIQTLNDAGVRIVLITGDHPETALAIAEDSGILHREGGVILGKELDSMSDAVLKERVATCNVFARVEPQHKLRIVQAWRARGEVVAMVGDGVNDAAAMKASDIGVSVGSGTDVARETSDMVLLNNDLSSITAAVYEGRVIFDNIRKIIVYLVADSFSEVILISGTILLGLPLPILAVQILWINLVTDGLPGLALTMEPAESDVMQRPPRKRDTPVVNTEMKVLIFLIGVLTDVGLLVMYILLQAKGIQTDHLRTIIFTALAVDSLLYVFAVRSLRRSIFRMNPFTNRWLVGAVLIGLVTQAAVVYVPGLQAIFRTIGLSAADWGLVGLLAMIKLIAIEVGKEGYLLIKKHAHAS is encoded by the coding sequence ATGAAACCGTCCTGGTATCGATTACGCACAGAAGAAGTGCACCAAAGGCTAGAAACGTCTATTTCTGGTTTGAGAATGGATGACGTACGTGCACGACAGCGTCAATATGGACCCAACCATCTTCCACAAAAACGACGTATGAGCATCGTTAGGGTGATTGGTCGCCAATTTACGAGCCCCCTCATGATGTTGCTAATTTTGGCGACGGGGGCGAGTGTTGTTATAGGAAACGAGGAAGATGCGATTGTCATTGCTATCGCCGCGTTGCTAAACGGGGTTGTGGGGTTTGTTCAAGAATGGAAGGCGGAACGGTCTGCCGAAGCGCTCTCTTCTTACGAGATTCCGCATGCACGTGTTCGTCGAGGAGGCGCGGTGTCCGATATTCTTGCGACGGAGTTGGTACCCGGAGATATTGTGTTACTTCAGGCGGGATCACGTATTCCGGCGGATGTTCGTCTAATCGAAGCGGTGGATACACAAATCGACGAGTCGCTACTCACGGGCGAATCGTTTCCGGTATCGAAGCACACGAACATATTGACTGTAAGTGCTGTTGTCGGTGATCGTGCAAATATGGCTTTTTTGGGAACGTTGATGGTTCGTGGAAGGGCAGAGGGGGTAGTGGTTGCTATTGGAAGCGAGACGCATCTAGGCGCGATCGCACAACTCGTATCTGAGACACAAGATGAGTCAACTCCTTTACAGGTTCAGCTCAAACGATTTAGTTGGATACTTGGCGTTATTGTTGTCTGCGTGGCAATGGTGTTGTTTGTGGCTGGATGGTTGCATGGAGTCCCGACGATAGAGATTCTGAGTATCGCTATTGCATTGGCTGTGGCGTCCATTCCGGAGGGGCTTCTTATCTCATTAACCGTTGTATTGGCGGTTGGAATGCAGCACATGTTAAAACGCTTTGTTTTGGTTCGTCGTCTAGTTGCGGCGGAAACGCTTGGGAGCGTGTCGGTGGTTTGTACGGACAAAACTGGAACGCTTACAGAAGGAAAAATGGCGGTTGTCCAAATTCGCACGCGGGACGGGCTCACGACGGCGTTTAAGGAGACAACGGAGGCTGTGCGATCAGCATTACTCATTGGCGCGTTGAATAACGATGCGGACGTAACAGAGGAAGCGGAGGTACGCTTGGGTCACCCTACAGAACGTGCGTTGGTAGATGTGGCGCTTGCAGCTGGGATCGCGGTCAAGGAAGCACGAGAGACGTATCGGCGTATCGCAGAGATTCCGTTTACGGAAGAACGTAAATATATGGTCACCCAACACAGGACGGACGCAGGTACGTTTGTATTTGTAAAAGGAGCACCGGAGCGTGTATTTGCCATGTGTCGCATGACGGAAGCGGATCGTCTCTATTGGACACGTCAGGCAGATGAGATGACCAAACAAGGTTTACGTGTGCTTGCGGTTGCAGAAAAGCCACAAGAAGAAACACCGACAGATGTTTTATCGAATTTTGCGTGCAAAGGGTTGATTGGCATCTCTGATCCGCTGCGTGTCAGTACGCGGGAGAGCATTCAGACGCTCAATGACGCAGGTGTGCGAATTGTTTTGATCACGGGAGACCATCCAGAAACGGCGTTAGCGATCGCGGAGGATTCGGGAATTCTTCATCGTGAGGGTGGCGTTATTCTCGGGAAGGAACTTGATTCCATGAGTGATGCTGTCTTGAAAGAGCGTGTGGCAACGTGTAACGTTTTCGCGCGTGTGGAACCACAGCATAAATTACGAATTGTTCAGGCATGGCGTGCACGTGGCGAGGTAGTTGCGATGGTTGGAGATGGTGTCAATGATGCAGCGGCAATGAAGGCTTCGGATATCGGTGTGTCTGTTGGATCGGGAACAGACGTTGCACGAGAAACCTCAGATATGGTCCTTTTAAACAATGATTTGTCCTCTATTACGGCTGCCGTGTATGAAGGACGTGTTATTTTTGATAATATCCGTAAGATCATTGTGTATCTGGTTGCGGATAGTTTTAGTGAGGTGATTTTAATTAGTGGAACAATTTTACTCGGTTTGCCGTTGCCGATTTTGGCCGTTCAAATTTTGTGGATCAACTTAGTGACAGATGGTCTTCCGGGTCTTGCGCTCACCATGGAACCGGCCGAATCAGACGTTATGCAACGTCCTCCACGCAAACGAGATACGCCGGTTGTCAATACGGAGATGAAAGTGTTAATCTTCCTTATCGGAGTCCTTACAGATGTTGGATTATTGGTCATGTACATCCTTTTGCAGGCAAAGGGCATCCAAACCGATCATTTGCGAACGATTATCTTTACGGCGCTGGCAGTGGATTCGCTTCTCTACGTGTTTGCTGTGCGTAGCCTGCGACGATCAATTTTCCGCATGAACCCCTTTACAAACCGATGGTTGGTAGGCGCAGTGTTGATTGGTCTTGTGACACAGGCGGCCGTTGTATACGTTCCTGGACTTCAGGCAATTTTCCGTACGATCGGACTCTCAGCTGCGGACTGGGGGCTGGTGGGTTTGTTGGCTATGATTAAACTTATTGCTATCGAGGTAGGTAAAGAAGGGTATCTCCTTATCAAAAAACATGCACATGCTTCATAG
- the msrB gene encoding peptide-methionine (R)-S-oxide reductase — translation MKQDDQQPLSTQAYDVLRCGGTEPPFSGKYYDHHDNGTYTCAGCGATLFSSQNKYDSGSGWPSFDRPMETDAVVIRDDSSQGIYRLEVLCKNCGGHLGHVFPDGPVQTTGQRFCINSAALGFTEADTQET, via the coding sequence ATGAAACAAGACGATCAACAACCACTCAGTACGCAGGCGTACGACGTGCTTCGCTGCGGAGGAACGGAACCACCCTTTTCTGGCAAGTATTACGATCATCACGACAACGGAACCTACACATGCGCAGGTTGTGGGGCGACGTTATTTTCTTCTCAAAATAAGTATGATTCAGGAAGTGGATGGCCAAGTTTTGACAGGCCCATGGAAACGGACGCGGTTGTGATACGGGATGACTCTTCACAGGGGATATATCGATTGGAGGTACTGTGTAAGAATTGCGGTGGACATTTGGGTCATGTGTTCCCGGACGGTCCCGTTCAGACCACGGGTCAGAGATTTTGCATCAATTCGGCGGCACTTGGATTTACGGAAGCAGACACACAAGAAACGTAA
- the ftsW gene encoding putative lipid II flippase FtsW: MLKPKHAIDYRLLALVGGLLLFGLAMLMSASGPLGFERFGDTYWFIKHQVIFGVLPGLVGMFVMSRIPFTFWRNMAGALLIISIVLLILVFIPGIGADFGTAHSWIAIGGLSFQPAEIVKLTFLLYLAAWFERRTDTGIKDANTGLIPFVTVLGIIMLLMILQPDIGTMAVIVMIALTVYFVAGAPWPHLFLLGGGGATLFFLLIRLAPYRAARFTTFLHPELDPQGVGYHINQALLAIGSGGFLGLGYGHSRQKFQYLPEVAGDSIFAVIAEELGFVLTAAVIVTFAFFARQMLRIATHAPDKFSQFVVVGVMTWILFQAFVNIGAMLALLPITGIPLSFISYGGTSMVMMLSAMGIVLNISSYRT; the protein is encoded by the coding sequence ATGCTAAAGCCTAAGCACGCGATAGACTACCGTTTATTGGCACTCGTGGGCGGGTTGCTCTTGTTTGGTCTGGCGATGCTTATGAGTGCATCGGGTCCGCTGGGGTTTGAACGATTTGGCGATACCTATTGGTTTATAAAACATCAAGTTATTTTTGGTGTGCTACCAGGTCTTGTGGGGATGTTTGTGATGTCACGGATCCCGTTTACGTTTTGGCGTAACATGGCAGGTGCGCTACTGATCATCTCAATCGTCTTATTGATTCTTGTGTTTATTCCAGGGATTGGCGCAGATTTTGGAACGGCACATAGCTGGATTGCCATCGGGGGATTAAGTTTTCAACCAGCAGAGATTGTTAAGCTCACGTTTTTACTCTATTTGGCTGCGTGGTTTGAACGGAGAACGGACACAGGTATTAAGGATGCAAACACGGGGTTGATTCCGTTTGTGACAGTCCTGGGAATCATTATGCTGCTCATGATTCTACAGCCGGACATTGGAACGATGGCAGTGATTGTGATGATTGCCTTAACGGTCTACTTTGTAGCAGGCGCCCCGTGGCCGCACTTGTTTTTATTGGGAGGTGGAGGTGCGACACTATTCTTTTTGTTGATTCGGTTAGCTCCCTACCGAGCGGCGCGCTTTACGACGTTTTTGCACCCAGAGCTCGATCCTCAGGGGGTGGGGTATCACATTAACCAGGCGTTGTTGGCAATTGGGTCTGGTGGGTTCCTTGGACTTGGCTACGGACATTCACGTCAGAAGTTTCAATACCTCCCTGAGGTGGCGGGAGATTCGATTTTTGCCGTGATTGCAGAAGAGCTTGGTTTTGTTTTGACTGCGGCTGTAATTGTTACGTTTGCCTTCTTTGCGAGACAGATGCTCCGCATTGCGACACACGCGCCGGATAAGTTCTCACAGTTTGTGGTGGTGGGTGTTATGACGTGGATTCTCTTTCAGGCATTTGTGAACATTGGAGCTATGTTGGCATTGCTGCCGATTACGGGAATTCCGCTCTCGTTTATTAGCTACGGGGGAACCTCGATGGTGATGATGTTGTCCGCTATGGGAATTGTGCTTAATATCTCGTCTTATCGCACGTAG
- the mraY gene encoding phospho-N-acetylmuramoyl-pentapeptide-transferase, translating to MPSMESFQVIRLILLAALTFVVAIAWTPLLTNVLYRLKIGKTIRTASITPIFAKLHAKKAGTPTMGGVLIWGTVLAVSSVLLIVRLVAPDSLVGHLSFLTRSQTLLPLGAFVASALVGLVDDWMNVKKIGPHGGGLSMKYRLGIYTIIAAIGSWWFYTKLDWDLFHVPFVGDFAVGWWYIPIFIFVIVATSFSVNETDGLDGLAGGTLMTSFGAYGAIALAQGRFELAAFCIAIVGALLAFLWFNIYPARFFMGDTGSMALGVTLGVVAMLTNMALLLPLIGIVLVLESLSVIVQLTSKKLRKGKKIFLSTPIHHHFEAIGWPEPKIVMRAWVISIVASTLGVAVALLDMGLF from the coding sequence ATGCCTAGTATGGAGTCATTTCAAGTAATTCGTTTGATTCTTCTTGCAGCTCTCACATTTGTGGTGGCCATCGCCTGGACGCCGTTGTTAACCAACGTGTTGTATCGCCTCAAAATTGGGAAAACAATTCGCACGGCTTCCATAACGCCGATCTTTGCAAAACTTCATGCAAAGAAAGCAGGAACGCCTACTATGGGAGGTGTGCTTATTTGGGGAACGGTCCTTGCCGTCTCGTCTGTATTATTGATTGTACGACTCGTAGCGCCCGATTCGCTGGTGGGACATTTGAGTTTTTTGACGCGTTCGCAAACATTGTTGCCATTGGGAGCTTTTGTAGCTTCTGCTCTTGTTGGATTGGTGGATGATTGGATGAACGTCAAAAAGATTGGTCCTCATGGCGGTGGTTTAAGTATGAAGTATCGTCTTGGGATCTATACGATTATTGCCGCTATTGGGTCTTGGTGGTTTTATACAAAATTAGATTGGGATTTGTTTCACGTTCCGTTTGTAGGAGATTTTGCTGTCGGTTGGTGGTATATCCCCATTTTTATTTTTGTGATCGTTGCGACGTCATTCTCTGTGAATGAGACTGATGGACTGGACGGACTTGCCGGGGGAACGCTTATGACATCGTTTGGCGCCTATGGGGCTATTGCACTTGCGCAGGGTCGATTTGAGTTGGCGGCATTTTGTATCGCGATCGTTGGAGCTCTTCTAGCTTTTCTGTGGTTTAACATTTATCCTGCACGATTTTTTATGGGAGACACAGGGTCTATGGCACTTGGCGTAACGTTGGGCGTGGTTGCGATGCTTACAAATATGGCGTTGCTCTTGCCGTTGATTGGTATCGTTTTGGTACTGGAGTCGTTATCGGTTATTGTGCAACTGACCTCTAAGAAACTACGCAAAGGCAAAAAGATTTTCTTATCAACACCCATACATCATCATTTTGAGGCTATTGGTTGGCCAGAACCCAAGATTGTCATGCGCGCTTGGGTTATCTCCATCGTAGCGTCGACACTAGGAGTAGCCGTTGCGCTCTTGGACATGGGGTTATTTTAA
- a CDS encoding 50S ribosomal protein L27, whose translation MAHKKAGGSSRLGRDSEAKRLGTKRSDGQAVNAGEILVRQRGTKIHPGKNVRRGADDTLYAAVAGAVKFTTRMKPNFIGILRSRTFVNIVPAE comes from the coding sequence ATGGCACACAAAAAGGCCGGTGGTTCTTCCCGACTTGGACGTGATTCAGAGGCAAAGCGTCTCGGAACAAAGCGTTCTGACGGACAAGCTGTCAATGCCGGAGAAATCTTGGTCCGCCAACGTGGAACAAAGATTCACCCAGGTAAGAATGTTCGCCGCGGCGCTGACGATACGTTGTACGCAGCCGTTGCGGGAGCCGTGAAGTTCACCACACGCATGAAACCAAACTTTATTGGGATCTTGCGTTCACGAACCTTTGTTAACATTGTTCCTGCAGAGTAA
- the rplI gene encoding 50S ribosomal protein L9 — MKVILLKDVKGKGYKGDVVDVSDGYAQNFLYPQALGVPATKEALLKIQAQEKRVERESVKADDQARKAVAELDGTTLTLAVKANDDGTLYAAVSEKDVVKAAQEQGVKLKPKRVVFTAPIKETGSFTVVAEFLGGYEAELSIIVEAK; from the coding sequence ATGAAAGTAATATTACTAAAAGATGTAAAGGGGAAAGGGTACAAGGGCGACGTTGTGGACGTGAGCGATGGGTATGCGCAAAACTTCCTCTATCCACAGGCGTTGGGCGTCCCGGCAACCAAAGAGGCGTTGCTGAAAATCCAGGCGCAGGAGAAGCGCGTAGAGCGTGAGTCAGTGAAGGCGGACGATCAAGCACGCAAAGCTGTGGCAGAACTCGATGGAACCACGCTCACCCTTGCCGTAAAAGCCAATGATGACGGCACGCTGTATGCGGCTGTATCGGAAAAAGACGTTGTAAAAGCGGCACAGGAGCAGGGAGTAAAACTCAAGCCAAAGCGAGTGGTCTTTACGGCGCCTATCAAGGAAACCGGCTCGTTTACTGTTGTCGCCGAGTTTTTGGGTGGATACGAGGCAGAACTCTCTATTATCGTGGAGGCAAAATAA
- a CDS encoding peptidase S41, whose product MFQEKRQKTLRWPLWLMTTVAVGIALTSLLGGIFIGREALPPRSVTLEDGRVIGAGEIARIAEDVDFQLFWDVWQQVQEDYVYGPVAEKDLFYGALHGLVAGLGDPYTTFFDPKAANSFQTSLSGQFEGIGAEIGLREGQLVIVSPLRDSPAQLAGIAAGDAIYLIDETETAGLSIEDAVALIRGPKGTTVTLTVVHEGANASVEVPIHRAIIELSSVEWSVREDGIAVIDIFAFNEDTARRFNDAVVDVLSKGATGLVIDMRNNPGGFLDQAVVIAGEWVGNNTVVIERGEDGVMKDIEAQGVARLKDIPTVVIVNEGSASATEIVAGALQDYASAIIIGAQTFGKGSVQEYRELSDGSALKITIAEWLTPQGRSINKQGITPDEEVTFTEEDLAEGIDTQFERALSILNEEHGE is encoded by the coding sequence ATGTTTCAAGAAAAACGTCAAAAAACCCTTCGATGGCCTTTATGGCTCATGACAACGGTCGCGGTTGGGATCGCGCTTACGAGTTTATTGGGAGGAATTTTTATTGGTCGCGAGGCTTTGCCTCCAAGATCGGTTACGTTAGAGGATGGACGCGTAATCGGCGCCGGAGAAATTGCACGCATTGCAGAAGATGTGGATTTTCAGTTGTTCTGGGACGTGTGGCAACAAGTACAGGAGGATTACGTATACGGTCCGGTTGCGGAAAAAGATTTGTTTTATGGTGCCTTGCACGGACTCGTTGCTGGGTTAGGGGATCCTTACACAACGTTCTTTGACCCAAAAGCCGCAAACAGCTTCCAGACAAGTTTATCTGGTCAGTTTGAGGGGATCGGCGCCGAGATTGGCTTGCGCGAGGGTCAACTTGTGATCGTTTCTCCGTTACGTGATTCACCGGCACAACTTGCAGGTATCGCGGCAGGAGACGCAATTTATTTGATCGATGAAACAGAAACCGCAGGGTTAAGTATAGAGGACGCGGTTGCGTTGATTCGCGGTCCAAAAGGAACAACGGTAACACTTACGGTGGTACATGAAGGAGCAAATGCATCTGTAGAGGTTCCTATCCACCGTGCGATTATTGAATTAAGTTCTGTAGAATGGTCCGTCCGAGAAGACGGGATTGCGGTTATAGACATTTTTGCTTTCAACGAAGACACCGCACGTCGATTTAACGATGCTGTGGTAGATGTTTTGTCTAAGGGCGCAACAGGACTTGTGATCGACATGCGGAACAACCCAGGTGGATTTTTGGATCAGGCAGTCGTGATTGCTGGTGAGTGGGTCGGGAATAACACCGTGGTGATCGAACGCGGAGAAGATGGTGTTATGAAGGATATCGAGGCACAGGGCGTCGCTCGATTAAAAGACATTCCAACTGTGGTGATTGTAAACGAGGGGAGTGCGTCGGCAACGGAGATTGTAGCAGGAGCGTTACAAGACTATGCGTCGGCGATCATTATTGGGGCACAGACGTTTGGAAAAGGTTCCGTGCAAGAATATCGTGAGTTGTCCGATGGATCGGCGCTCAAGATCACAATTGCAGAATGGCTCACGCCGCAAGGACGTTCAATCAACAAGCAAGGAATCACTCCAGATGAGGAGGTTACGTTCACGGAAGAAGATTTAGCAGAAGGTATCGATACACAGTTTGAGCGTGCACTTTCCATTTTGAACGAAGAACATGGAGAGTAG